GACCTGTTGTCGTACGGGTCGGGCCCGGCCTGATCCGAACGACTCCCCCTAGATGAATGAGTCCGATGTTCCTGCTGGCCGCGACCATGGCGAAGGGCGCCCGTTGGCTTGTGTGTGACTACCAGCCTGGACGCCCTTCTGGCGGCACTGTACGTGTTCATCGACGACCACGTGGTCCCTTGTCGCCGGATTGGGCGACCTCCGAAACTGACAGACGCCGAACTGCTGTGCCTGGCCGTCGCCCAAGTCCTGCTCGGGTTTCCCTCTGCCCGGCACTGGGTCCGCTTCGCCCACGCCAGACTGGGACACCTCTTTCGCTACCTGCCCCAGCAATCCGCCTACAACAAGCGTCTGAACGCGGCCGGACCGCTGATTTCCCAGGTGATCGAAGCACTGGCCCGCCAGGTCCCTACCTGGCACGACGACCTGCGCCTGATCGACTCCACCCCGCTGCCCTGCGCTGCCTCGCGCGAGACCGTCAAACGCTCCGATCTGGCCGGACATGCCGGCTACGGCTACTGCCGCAGCCACTCCCGCTTCTTCTGGGGATTGCGGCTCTACCTGGTCACCACCGCCGAAGGCATGCCCGTCACCTGGTGCCTGGCCAACCCCAAGCTCGGCGAACGGGAAGTGATGACCGCCCTGCTGGAACGCGACCACCACCTCATCCGAGCTGGGCAGGTGGTCCTGGCCGACAAGGGTTTCGCGAGCAAGGGGTTCGAAGCCTTCCTCACCGAGCGACTCGGCGTTCACCTGGTGCGGCCGGACCGCAAGGACGAGCCGGTCCGGCACGGGAAGATCACCCGTGTCCGTCAGTGGATCGAGGCCGTCTTCGGCACCCTCAAAGGCCAGCTCAGCCTCGAACAGCACGGAGCAAGAACCCCGATCGGAGTCTTCGCCCGCACCGGCCAACGACTCCTCGCCCTGGCAGCCTGCATCTGGCACAACTGGACCACCAACGCCAAGATCAAACGATCCCTGATCGCCTACGACCACTAAGAACATCGGACTCAACCATCTAGGCGCCGGGCGCGCGGAAGTCGACGTCCTGTCGGGCCGCCTCGTCGATCTCCTCGACCGTCAGCAGGGGCACCGTCCTGGACTGCAGCGCCCCGGAGGCGCGGACGGTCATCGCCACCGCGGCCATCGACAGCGGGTCGGGGAAGTCGATGACGCAGTACAGGTCGGCGTCCCCGTAGGCGAAGTAGATCGCCTCCACCGTGCCGCCGCGGGACCTGACGACCTGCTCGACGGCGGCCCGGCGGCCGCTCCCGCCCTCGGCGAGCAGTCCCTTCGCGCCCTCGGAGGTATAGCTCGCCTGAACCAGATATTTCGGCATCCCGCGCACTCCTGTGCTCCGACGGCCCGCTGCCAGTGCGGCTACCGCCACTATGACCCGTCGTGCCGCGGCTTCCGCTGCGGTGTTCCGCCGAACGGTGCCGAGCCCCGGGCACGCGTCAGGTGAGCGGCGGGAAGACGACCCCGGTCAGTTCCTCGGACGCCGTCCACAGGCGCTTGGCGCTCTCCGGGTCGCTGGCCGCGGCCGAGCGGCCCACCATCGCCGGTCCGCCGCGCGCCTCGCCGAGGCCGTCCGGGCCGAGGTAGGCGGCGCCGGGCAGGTCCTGGGTGGCGGCGTAGAGCGTCGGCAGGGCGCCGGCCCGGCTGTCCTGGGCGAGCACGCGGTTGGTCACCCGCATGACGGCTCGCCGGACGGCGCTGGCGTCGTGGCTCTGCAGGTTGGTGGCGGCGTAGCCGGGGTGTGCGGCGAGGGCCCGTACCGGGGAGCCGGCCGCGGTGAGGCGGCGCTGCAGCTCCAGGGTGAACAGCAGGTTGGCCAGCTTCGACTGGGAGTACGCGCGGTAGGGGGTGTACGCGCCGGTGAGGTTCAGGTTGTCGAAGTGGATGCGGGTGCCGGGGGGCGTCTTGTGTGCCGCGGACGCCACGGTGACCACGCGGTCGGTGACGTGCGGCAGCAGCAGGTTGGTCAGCGCGAAGTGGCCGAGGTGATTGGTGCCGAACTGCGTCTCGAAGCCGTCCTTGGTGCGGGACTCGGGGACGGCCATCACCCCGGCGTTGTTGATCAGCAGATCCAGGTCGCCCTGCCAGGCCGCGGCGAACGCGCGCACCGAGGCGAGGTCGGCGAGGTCGAGGCGGCGCACTTCCAGGCTGCCCCTGGCGGTGCGGACGGCGGCGGCCGCCTCCTCGCCGCGCCGGACGTCCCGGACGGCGAGGACGACATGGGCGCCGGCCCGGGCGAGGGCTTCGACGGTGGCGATGCCGAGCCCGCTGTTCGCGCCGGTGACGACGGCGGTGCGGCCGGTCTGGTCGGGAAGGTCGGCGGCAGTCCAGCTGCGCGCCTTGGAGGTGTGAGCCATATTTTCAATGTAGGCGTCGACAACAATGCTGTCAATGACAACAATGTAGCTGGTGATTACATCGACGCTAGGGTGGTGGACATGCAGACTCGTCGTTACCACCACGGAGACCTCCGCGCCGCGCTGCTGAGCCGTGCCGAGCAGACGCTGCGGGAGCGGGGGCCCGGCGCGCTGTCGTTGCGGGAACTGGCCCGCGACCTCGGCGTCAGCCACGCCGCGCCGAGCCGGCATTTCAAGGACAAGCAGGCCCTGCTGGACTCGCTGGCGCTCGTCGGGTTCGACCGGATGCTGGCGGAGCTGACCGCGGCCCGCGACGAGGGCTCCTCCTTCGCCGAGCGCCTGGGTGCGCTGGCCCGTGCCTACGTGGGCTTCGCCACCGCCAACGCGGAGCTGCTCGACCTCATGTACGCGGTCAAGCACGACCCGGCGGCGTCGCGGGCGCTGCTGGAGGCGGTGCACCGGGCGGTCGCACTGGCCGAGGAGCTGATCGCGGAGGGCCAGCGCACGGGCGAGGTGCGGCCGGGCCCGGTGGACCGGGTCAGCATGCCGGCCTTCACCACCCTGCACGGCTTCGCCGGCGTCGCGGTGAGCAGCGGGCTCTCCCCCGAGGAGACGGAGGCCGGACTCGGCGACGTCATCGCTTACATGCTGCGGGGCTGCGCCGCCGAGGGCGACGGGAGTTGACGGCGCGCCACCGCGCCCGGTCACGGCGCCGGGACCGGTCGTTCCTTCCGGGGACCGGTCCCGGGCGCCGGGGGCGTACGGTGCCGGGCGTCAGGCGCGGCCGAGGAGCAGGCCGGCGCGCTTGAGGCAGGTGACGTAGCCGTCGAGCAGGGCGTCGTCCACCGGCGGGCAGGACGTGCGCCACGACGGCCAGACCTGGTCGGTGCGGGTGCGCCGCACCGCGGGGAAGACGGTGTCGAAGTACATCTCCTTGACCGTCACGAGGGCTCCGGAGTCTGGACGACGTCGCGCAGATAGCGCATCAGGGTGATCAGGACGTCCCGGCTCGACGCCCGCTGGCGGGCGTCACACACCACGATCGGCACCTGCTCGGGCAGGTCCAGTGCGCTGCGCAGTTCCTCGGTGCGGTACGACGAGGCGTCGGGGAAGGCGTTGACGGCGATCACGAAGGGCACATCGGCCTCTTCCAGCCGGCCGATCACGTCGAAGCTGACTTCCAGACGCCGGGTGTCGACCAGGACGATGGCGCCGAGGGCGCCTTCGAAGAGGCCGTTCCACAGGAACCAGAACCGCTGCTGTCCGGGCGTCCCGAACAGGTAGAGCACCAGCTCCTCGTTCAGGCTGATCCGGCCGAAGTCCATGGCCACGGTGGTCGCCGTCTTGCGCTCCACGCCGGAGACGTCGTCGACGTCGGTACTGGCCTCGGTCATCGTCTCCTCGGTGGTGAGTGGCCTGATCTCACTCACCGAGCGGACGAGCGTCGTCTTGCCGACGCCGAACCCGCCGACGATCACGATCTTGACGGCAGAGGAGGCCGAGGACGGCAACCGGTCCTCGCGCGCCGGCTCCATGACCGTGTCAGAGCTTCTGGAGACCATCGATAACCGCCTCTATCAGTGCTATGTCGGGGAGGTTGGAGGCCGGCGCGCGGGCCTCCACCCGCCCGTCGGCCAGGAGATCGGTGAGCAGTACGCCGATCACACTCGCGGGCAGCGCTAAATGCGCCGAGACCTCGGCCACGGACAGCGGAGACCGGCAGACCCGGAGGATGGCCGCGTGCTCGGGCTGCATGCCCGGTTGCGAGTCCTCCAGGGAGACGATCAGTGTGACCAGGTCGAGTTCGGCCTGTTCCTCCGCGCCGGCGCGGCCCCCGGTGATCACGTACAACCGCTCAGGACCACCCTTGTCCCAGTCCTGGTCGGATTCGCTCACGCCGTCCGCCCGTCGGCGCGCGGCGGGCTGGTGAGGTGGGCGCCGATCCGGGCCACCAGGTCGCGCATGCAGGAGCCGACCAGGCCCGCGTCCACGCCCTCGTCGGCGAGCACCGCCAGGTGGGCACCGGCACCGGCGGCCATCAGGTACATGAATCCGCCGCTGACCTCGATGACGACCATCCGCATCCGGCCGTCGCTCTGCGGGAATTCGGACGCGACCGCTCCGGAGAGGCTCTGCAGGCCGGAGCCGATGGCGGCGATCCGGTCGGCGGTGTCCGGGCTGGTGTCGTAGCGGGCCATGCACAGGCCGTCCGACGACAACACCACGATGTGACGGGTCTGCGGGACGCTCTCCGCGAGGTCCTTGAGCATCCAGTCCATGTCCGCGCGCTGATACATCGGTTACTCACCCTTGTCTGACGTGTCGTTGCTGGTCCGGGCGGGTGCCGACGGCGGCCTCTCGCCGGAGAGGCCACTGTGCAGCTCGGCCATCCAGACGCCGGGCGCCGGTTCCTCGTGTGCGACCGCCGCCGGGCCCGGTCCGGTGGGGAACGTCGTGCGGGCCGTCTTACGGGCCGGATCGGGGGTGCGCCGCCGCCGCTGGGGCAGTCCGCTGGCGGTGACCTCGGGGGCGGCGGGCTGCTCCTCGGCGCGGTCCGCACGGGTCACCGCGAACGCACCGGTGTCCTCGGTGCCGGTCCGCGCGGCGGAACGCTCGCGCGGCGCCGGGGCCGCGGTCGACGGGGCGGGCCGCGCGGAGCGGCGGGTTTCCGGGCGCGGGCCGGAGGCGGCGCCGATGCCGTGCGCCAGGCCGGTGGCGGGCGCGGTGGTGATCGCGCCCTTCGGCACGGTCAGCACCGCGCGCACACCCCCGTAGGCCGAGGGCGGCAGCGACACCTGGAAGTCGTAGGTGCGGGCCAGCCGGCCGACCACCGCGAGGCCCAGACGGGGCGACTCACCGAGGTCCTTGAGGTCGATGCCGGCGCGGGCCTCGGTCAGCATCCGCTCGGCGCGGGCCCGGGCCTCCTCGCTGAGGCCGATGCCGCCGTCCTCGATCTCGATGGCGATGCCCATGTGCACCTCCACCGCCGTCAGATGGACGCGGGTCTTGGGCGGCGAGTAGCGCGTGGCGTTGTCCAGCAGCTCGGCGAGCGCGTGGATGAGGGGTTCGACGACGGGTCCGACGACGGCGACCTCGGCGACCGAGTGCAGTTCCACGCGCTGGTAGTCAAGAATCCGGGACATGGCACCGCGCAGCACGCTGTACAGGGGCACCGGCTTGCTCCACTGGCGTCCCGGCCGCGCGCCACTGAGGACGGCGATGCTGTCCGCGAGCCGGCCGATGAGGGCCGTGCCGTGGTCGAGCCGGAGCAGGTCGGCGAAGAACGCCGGCTCCTGCCCGTGCCGGTCCTCCATGGCGCGCAGGTCCGTCGCCTGCTGGTGCACGAGGGCCTGGACGCGGCGGGCGACGTTGACCACACCGCGCTGCGCGGAGTCACGCATGGTCTCCTCGGCCTGGACGGCCTCGACCACGGACCGCAGCAGGGCCCCGTGCGCCGCGCGGAACTGGGGGCTGAGTCCGCTGTCCGTGGCGGCCAGTGACAGCAGCACGTCCTCGGCGAACTCGCCCTCCTGAAGCTTGCCGACCGCCGCCGGGAGCTGCTGCTCGGCCAGCCGGACGGTGGCCGCTTCCTGCTGCTGGAGGTGCGACAGGAGCAGTGCCTCGCGTTCGGCGGAGACGGTGCGGAGTTCGGCCAGCGCACGGCCGCGCCGTGCGGCGGCGGCCGACACCAGGGCGATGATCCCGGTGGCGACGACGCCGCACCAGACGACCGCGCCGGTGGCGGCGGCCGGCACCAGTACGGCGGTGACCGCCGTTGCCACGGCCGCCGCGGCAGGGGGTGCCGACCACGCCGCGACAAAGCCGGAATGTGTGCTTCCGGGCGACGACGCAGTACCAACCATCAGCATCCTCAATCATGGGGGGCTACGGAAGCACGGTGGGATGCGGCACAGCAGGAACGACAGTGTCGGGCTTACCTCACCCACTCAAGGCGGCAACAAAGCCATGAGCTGGATTGCGCCGGAATCACAACTCCGACGAACTCAACTGGTTGCACTATAGCCAGAATTGATCACCAGTCGTAATTGCACAGGGTGTGCTGTCCGGGAGCTGAGACGGGCATCACACGTGTCGCTGCACGGTTTTGGCGCTCCGTCACCCATGCTGCCGCATCCGGCCGCGCTGCCGCACGCACCGTGGGCACGGCGGTCGTTCAGGTGGCGCTGTGCGGGTGGCCGGCGGTTGCCGAACGCGGCGGCCAGGTCTGGGGCGCGAGGATGCCCAGGACGTAGGCGCGCGCGACCAGGGCGCAGCGGGTCGGGGCGTCCAACAGGTCCCGCAGCCGGCTGAGGTGGTAGTCGACGGTCTGCCGTGACAGATGCAGCGAGGCGGCGATCTCCCCGTTGCTGCGGCCGGCGGCCAGCAGGGACAGGATCCGGATCTGACTGGCCGTCAGCGGAGGGTGCGCCTCGTGGGCGAGGCTCTGGTGGGTGATCACCGCCCAGACGCTCTCGGCACGCGACGGGCCGCGGCCCACGGGCGTGAGGTGCAGCCGAACCCGGCGCTGCCGGCCGCGGCCGTCGACGAGCACGGCGGAGGTCTGGATCCGCCGGCTGCGGCGGGCTATCAGGTCCTGCCAGCTCCGCCGGAGCCCGGCCAGCTCCGGGACGGGCGCGAGCAGGGTGTGCGCCCGGCGGCCCACGAGGTCCGAGAGGCGGGTCTGCAGCAGCTCGGCAGCCGCCGCGCCGGCCTGCAGGACCCGTCCGCCCACGGAGAGCATGGCGCAGGGCAGCCCGCTGTGGTCGCGCAGCGCGCACAGGCTCTCCTCGGCCTCCCGGCGCTGGTCGAGCGCGCGGGTGTAGTCGCTGATGTCGAGGTAGATCCCGGCCACACACATCTCGGTCCCCTCGCGGACCGGGAAGCGGTGGCCGGCCGCGTACCCGCTGGTGCCGTCCGCGCGGTGATACGTGAGGGTGTGCCGCACCGGCCTGCCGCGGCTGAGGACGTCCTGGTCCAGGGCGAGGACCTGAGCGGCGTCGGCGGGGGCGTCGACCTCGTGCACGTACTTGCCGACGACGTGCTCCGGTGTGGTGCCGTACAGGTGCGCGTAGGCGTGGTTCGCCCACAGGTAGCGCCCGTCGGCGTCCCGGATGAAGGCCGCGGCGGGGGCGAGGTCGGCGAAGGCGTCGTAGCGGCGGGGACCTGACGGGGCCGGGCCGACCTCCACCGCCACCCCGCGCATGCGGTCCTGCCGGGGCGGGTCGAGGGGCCAGTTCACCTCGAAGACCCGGCCGTCGAACGCCTGCCAGTGCCGCTTCCCGTCGCCGGCGGGGGTGGGCAGCTCCCGGCACACGGTGTCGAGGAAGCGCTGGGCGGTCCGGGTGTCGTCGAAGGCTCCCCCGCCGCTGTCGATCACCCGTAACTCACGGTCGGCCTCCCACCAGGACACCGGAAGGTGTTGCAACAGCGACTTCAGACCGGTCTCGTCCACGACGGCCCCTCTGTGGTGAAGAGTTCAACGGATGCACGGCGCTCGCCACCGCCATGCGTATCCCCCGCCACTGCGGCGTATTCCCGGTTCTCGGCCGATCCGGCGGAACCGGCCGCAGCCCCATACGGCATCACGGAAGCTTCACCGCGGACCGACGAACTCCACAACTCTGGCATTTGCCTGAGCGCCCGGCGCCCGCGGCGGCAAACGGGGGGCCGCCCGGCTGCTTCCCTGGAAGGAGGGCGTCCGGACACCGGGGGCGGGCGCCAACAGCCCATCGCCAGAACTTCCTTCATCTGCAGAGGAGTCGAATTCCAGTGGACACGGTGCTGTTTGTGCATGCCAAGGGCGGTCCGCCCTTGGGGTATGCCCTGTCACGGGTCGCCGCGCGGTCGGCAGTGCACCTGCTGGCGCTCAGCACACTGCCATCCGCCGTCGCCGCGTCCGCCGACCGCGCGTGCGCGTCCGTGACGACCGCCGACGGGCCCGAGCGCGGCGACCTGGTGTCCCTGATCGTCACCCGGGCCCGGGAGGTCGGCGCCGACGCGGTGGTCACCTTCTCCGAGTACGCCGTCGTCGCGGTCGCCGAGGCATCCGAGAAGCTCGGCCTCCCCGGCGCCGGCAGCTCCTGCGCGCTGGCCCGCGACAAGCGGCTGATGCGCCGCGTCTGGAGTGAACGGGGCATCTCCCAGCCTCGGTTCCGCCCGGTGGCCGACGAGCAAGACCTGCGCGACGCGGCCGCCGCGCTGCGCCTCCCCCTGCTGCTCAAGGCCGCCTGGAGCGCCGGCTCCACCGCGCACCGGATCATCCGCTCCGCCGACGAGGTCCCGGCGGCCTGGCGGCGGGCGCGCGAGGTGATGGCCGAAAGCGCCGTACTGGGCTACGCCGAGCTGCACGTGGCCGA
The sequence above is a segment of the Streptomyces lydicus genome. Coding sequences within it:
- a CDS encoding IS982 family transposase, with protein sequence MTTSLDALLAALYVFIDDHVVPCRRIGRPPKLTDAELLCLAVAQVLLGFPSARHWVRFAHARLGHLFRYLPQQSAYNKRLNAAGPLISQVIEALARQVPTWHDDLRLIDSTPLPCAASRETVKRSDLAGHAGYGYCRSHSRFFWGLRLYLVTTAEGMPVTWCLANPKLGEREVMTALLERDHHLIRAGQVVLADKGFASKGFEAFLTERLGVHLVRPDRKDEPVRHGKITRVRQWIEAVFGTLKGQLSLEQHGARTPIGVFARTGQRLLALAACIWHNWTTNAKIKRSLIAYDH
- a CDS encoding GYD domain-containing protein — translated: MPKYLVQASYTSEGAKGLLAEGGSGRRAAVEQVVRSRGGTVEAIYFAYGDADLYCVIDFPDPLSMAAVAMTVRASGALQSRTVPLLTVEEIDEAARQDVDFRAPGA
- a CDS encoding oxidoreductase, which encodes MAHTSKARSWTAADLPDQTGRTAVVTGANSGLGIATVEALARAGAHVVLAVRDVRRGEEAAAAVRTARGSLEVRRLDLADLASVRAFAAAWQGDLDLLINNAGVMAVPESRTKDGFETQFGTNHLGHFALTNLLLPHVTDRVVTVASAAHKTPPGTRIHFDNLNLTGAYTPYRAYSQSKLANLLFTLELQRRLTAAGSPVRALAAHPGYAATNLQSHDASAVRRAVMRVTNRVLAQDSRAGALPTLYAATQDLPGAAYLGPDGLGEARGGPAMVGRSAAASDPESAKRLWTASEELTGVVFPPLT
- a CDS encoding TetR/AcrR family transcriptional regulator, yielding MQTRRYHHGDLRAALLSRAEQTLRERGPGALSLRELARDLGVSHAAPSRHFKDKQALLDSLALVGFDRMLAELTAARDEGSSFAERLGALARAYVGFATANAELLDLMYAVKHDPAASRALLEAVHRAVALAEELIAEGQRTGEVRPGPVDRVSMPAFTTLHGFAGVAVSSGLSPEETEAGLGDVIAYMLRGCAAEGDGS
- a CDS encoding GTP-binding protein — translated: MVSRSSDTVMEPAREDRLPSSASSAVKIVIVGGFGVGKTTLVRSVSEIRPLTTEETMTEASTDVDDVSGVERKTATTVAMDFGRISLNEELVLYLFGTPGQQRFWFLWNGLFEGALGAIVLVDTRRLEVSFDVIGRLEEADVPFVIAVNAFPDASSYRTEELRSALDLPEQVPIVVCDARQRASSRDVLITLMRYLRDVVQTPEPS
- a CDS encoding DUF742 domain-containing protein is translated as MSESDQDWDKGGPERLYVITGGRAGAEEQAELDLVTLIVSLEDSQPGMQPEHAAILRVCRSPLSVAEVSAHLALPASVIGVLLTDLLADGRVEARAPASNLPDIALIEAVIDGLQKL
- a CDS encoding roadblock/LC7 domain-containing protein — its product is MYQRADMDWMLKDLAESVPQTRHIVVLSSDGLCMARYDTSPDTADRIAAIGSGLQSLSGAVASEFPQSDGRMRMVVIEVSGGFMYLMAAGAGAHLAVLADEGVDAGLVGSCMRDLVARIGAHLTSPPRADGRTA
- a CDS encoding sensor histidine kinase — its product is MVGTASSPGSTHSGFVAAWSAPPAAAAVATAVTAVLVPAAATGAVVWCGVVATGIIALVSAAAARRGRALAELRTVSAEREALLLSHLQQQEAATVRLAEQQLPAAVGKLQEGEFAEDVLLSLAATDSGLSPQFRAAHGALLRSVVEAVQAEETMRDSAQRGVVNVARRVQALVHQQATDLRAMEDRHGQEPAFFADLLRLDHGTALIGRLADSIAVLSGARPGRQWSKPVPLYSVLRGAMSRILDYQRVELHSVAEVAVVGPVVEPLIHALAELLDNATRYSPPKTRVHLTAVEVHMGIAIEIEDGGIGLSEEARARAERMLTEARAGIDLKDLGESPRLGLAVVGRLARTYDFQVSLPPSAYGGVRAVLTVPKGAITTAPATGLAHGIGAASGPRPETRRSARPAPSTAAPAPRERSAARTGTEDTGAFAVTRADRAEEQPAAPEVTASGLPQRRRRTPDPARKTARTTFPTGPGPAAVAHEEPAPGVWMAELHSGLSGERPPSAPARTSNDTSDKGE
- a CDS encoding PAS domain-containing protein, with the protein product MDETGLKSLLQHLPVSWWEADRELRVIDSGGGAFDDTRTAQRFLDTVCRELPTPAGDGKRHWQAFDGRVFEVNWPLDPPRQDRMRGVAVEVGPAPSGPRRYDAFADLAPAAAFIRDADGRYLWANHAYAHLYGTTPEHVVGKYVHEVDAPADAAQVLALDQDVLSRGRPVRHTLTYHRADGTSGYAAGHRFPVREGTEMCVAGIYLDISDYTRALDQRREAEESLCALRDHSGLPCAMLSVGGRVLQAGAAAAELLQTRLSDLVGRRAHTLLAPVPELAGLRRSWQDLIARRSRRIQTSAVLVDGRGRQRRVRLHLTPVGRGPSRAESVWAVITHQSLAHEAHPPLTASQIRILSLLAAGRSNGEIAASLHLSRQTVDYHLSRLRDLLDAPTRCALVARAYVLGILAPQTWPPRSATAGHPHSAT